A DNA window from Phaeobacter sp. A36a-5a contains the following coding sequences:
- a CDS encoding LacI family DNA-binding transcriptional regulator codes for MKRQGSAGGKRQSRVTAADVAEIAGVSRSAVSRAFTEGAYLDQEKRERILLAAHELGYQPNALAASLQGARSNLVAVFAGEMRNEYDKEATSALIAGLNAAGKWPVVIAGGGDHARDAVTQVLRYPLDAMILRSGSLATEIVELCSKLHIPVIASGRIIAAEGVDNICLRNHEAAQMAADLFAQRGRRRVAMVGGPGEFGATAERRSGLLAGLTAKGITLAGEITGTYTTESGYFATRNLLEQTDFDGIFCANDAMAIGALGALRDAGRVVPKDVSVIGFDDIEMARWPTIRLTTLRNPIDGMVAAVLRCLERRLDYPQAPEETVRLDAEMILRDTH; via the coding sequence ATGAAGCGACAAGGGTCAGCTGGCGGCAAACGCCAATCCCGGGTGACAGCCGCAGATGTGGCTGAAATCGCTGGCGTTTCGCGTTCGGCTGTTTCTCGGGCTTTCACCGAGGGCGCCTATCTGGATCAAGAAAAACGTGAACGGATCCTGCTGGCGGCACATGAACTCGGCTACCAGCCCAATGCGCTGGCCGCCAGTCTGCAGGGGGCGCGCTCCAATCTGGTTGCGGTTTTCGCCGGTGAGATGCGCAATGAATACGACAAGGAGGCGACCTCTGCCCTGATCGCCGGCCTGAATGCCGCGGGCAAATGGCCGGTGGTGATCGCCGGTGGTGGCGACCATGCCCGCGATGCGGTGACCCAGGTGCTCCGCTATCCGCTGGATGCGATGATCCTGCGTAGCGGCAGTCTTGCGACCGAAATCGTCGAACTCTGTAGCAAACTGCATATCCCGGTCATCGCCTCTGGCCGAATCATCGCAGCAGAGGGCGTCGACAACATCTGTCTGCGCAACCACGAAGCCGCACAGATGGCGGCGGATCTGTTTGCGCAACGCGGCCGTCGCCGGGTTGCGATGGTGGGCGGTCCGGGGGAATTCGGCGCGACCGCTGAACGCCGCAGCGGACTGCTTGCCGGGTTGACGGCCAAAGGCATCACACTGGCGGGGGAGATCACCGGAACCTACACCACCGAGAGTGGATATTTCGCCACCCGCAATCTGCTGGAACAGACTGATTTCGATGGGATATTCTGTGCCAATGATGCCATGGCCATCGGCGCACTCGGTGCGCTGCGGGATGCCGGTCGGGTGGTTCCCAAAGACGTCTCGGTGATCGGTTTTGATGACATCGAAATGGCCCGTTGGCCGACCATACGACTGACCACGTTGCGAAACCCGATTGACGGCATGGTTGCCGCCGTATTGCGCTGCCTGGAGCGGCGCTTGGATTACCCGCAGGCCCCCGAAGAAACGGTGAGGCTGGACGCAGAAATGATCCTGCGCGACACCCACTGA
- a CDS encoding extracellular solute-binding protein, translating to MKRITFTTAATLAFAANAAFAETEITWWHAMGGALGDTVNQIASDFNASQDEYKITPVFKGTYEETLTAGIAAFRAGEQPNVMQVFDAGAATVIGAKGATIPVQDLLANNGVEFDINDYIAGVRYFYADSDGKMIGMPFNSSTPIMYYNIQALEKAGVTAPTTWEEFQTVTAPALKEAGYTALSQSHLPWIFTENFHSRHNLPFATNNNGYDGVDTQILVNNDAIKAHFTAVTDWQKNGYFEWFGTGWGDNQTPFEEGKVAMWLGSSGSFGGLSKKDLPFDFSATMLPYWEAVTTEPTQTFIGGASLFAMAGHDAEENKATAAFFDFLTSAEVQYFWHKETGYVPITEAAYEMAKADGHYDRAPAAEVGIQQLSLAAGDNTKGYRMGFYVQIRDVMNREYGRILTGETSVEDAFNAIESEANNLLARFAKTQG from the coding sequence ATGAAGCGTATTACGTTTACGACCGCTGCGACGCTGGCTTTTGCTGCAAACGCTGCGTTTGCCGAAACCGAGATCACCTGGTGGCACGCAATGGGTGGCGCGCTGGGCGACACCGTCAACCAGATCGCATCCGACTTCAACGCGAGCCAGGATGAGTACAAGATCACCCCGGTCTTCAAGGGCACCTATGAAGAGACCCTGACCGCAGGCATCGCTGCCTTCCGCGCAGGCGAACAGCCGAATGTGATGCAGGTGTTTGATGCTGGCGCCGCAACCGTGATCGGCGCCAAGGGCGCGACCATTCCGGTTCAGGATCTGCTGGCCAACAATGGTGTTGAATTCGACATCAACGATTACATCGCCGGCGTGCGCTATTTCTACGCCGACAGCGATGGCAAGATGATCGGCATGCCGTTCAACTCCTCCACGCCGATCATGTATTACAACATCCAGGCGCTGGAAAAAGCGGGCGTTACCGCGCCCACGACCTGGGAAGAGTTCCAGACCGTCACTGCACCAGCGCTGAAAGAGGCAGGCTATACCGCCCTGTCGCAGTCACATCTGCCCTGGATCTTCACCGAGAATTTCCACTCGCGCCACAACCTGCCGTTTGCCACCAACAACAATGGCTATGATGGGGTCGACACCCAGATCCTGGTGAACAACGACGCGATCAAGGCACATTTCACAGCTGTCACCGACTGGCAGAAAAACGGCTACTTCGAATGGTTCGGCACAGGTTGGGGCGACAACCAGACGCCGTTTGAAGAAGGCAAGGTTGCGATGTGGCTGGGCTCCTCCGGCTCCTTCGGTGGTCTGAGCAAGAAAGACCTGCCGTTTGATTTCTCCGCGACCATGCTGCCCTATTGGGAAGCCGTGACAACAGAGCCGACGCAAACCTTCATCGGTGGCGCCTCGCTGTTTGCCATGGCGGGCCATGATGCCGAAGAAAACAAGGCAACTGCTGCGTTCTTCGACTTCCTGACCTCCGCCGAGGTTCAGTATTTCTGGCACAAAGAAACCGGCTATGTGCCGATCACCGAAGCCGCATATGAGATGGCAAAGGCGGACGGCCATTATGACCGCGCCCCTGCGGCCGAGGTCGGCATCCAGCAGCTGTCGCTGGCGGCTGGTGACAACACCAAAGGCTATCGCATGGGCTTCTACGTACAGATCCGTGACGTGATGAACCGCGAATACGGTCGCATCCTGACTGGTGAAACCTCGGTTGAAGACGCCTTCAACGCGATTGAGTCCGAAGCCAACAACCTGCTGGCCCGTTTCGCCAAGACCCAAGGCTAA
- a CDS encoding ABC transporter permease subunit, with product MKRAGFSTKWMPILLLMPQLVIIAIFFYWPAWHAIQSSFYLQDPFGFGSTFVGLENYTDLMGNSEYRRVAVFTLVFTVLVTFFSLAIALLLAVKADNVLRGARTYRTLLMWVYAVAPPVAGFIGLIMFDQSWGPLTRLAGFFGWDFVLGVNFNDTAAAMVLVSVWKQIPVNFIFFLSGLQSIPRSVREAALIDNGSATSRFWDVTFPLLAPTGFFLLIINITYALFDTFGIVDTLVKGEPGNNPMTLVYKVYVDGFRGNDLGGSSAQSVILMVLVLALTVFQFRLIDRRIHYT from the coding sequence GTGAAACGCGCCGGATTCTCGACCAAGTGGATGCCGATCCTGCTGCTGATGCCGCAGCTCGTCATTATCGCTATTTTCTTCTATTGGCCCGCCTGGCACGCAATCCAGTCGTCCTTTTACCTGCAGGATCCGTTCGGGTTTGGCTCTACCTTTGTCGGTCTGGAAAATTACACCGATCTTATGGGGAACAGTGAATATCGCCGCGTTGCGGTTTTCACGCTTGTATTTACGGTTTTGGTGACCTTCTTCTCGCTTGCGATTGCACTGTTGCTGGCGGTGAAGGCGGACAATGTCCTGCGCGGCGCACGCACCTATAGGACCCTTCTGATGTGGGTCTATGCGGTCGCCCCGCCGGTTGCCGGCTTCATTGGTCTGATCATGTTCGACCAGAGCTGGGGACCATTGACGCGGCTTGCCGGTTTCTTTGGCTGGGACTTTGTTCTGGGCGTGAACTTCAACGATACCGCAGCCGCGATGGTTCTGGTCTCGGTCTGGAAACAGATTCCGGTCAACTTCATCTTCTTCCTGTCCGGTTTGCAATCCATCCCGCGTTCCGTACGTGAGGCGGCTCTGATCGACAACGGATCGGCGACCAGCCGGTTCTGGGATGTGACGTTCCCGCTGCTTGCGCCGACGGGCTTCTTCCTCCTGATCATCAATATCACCTATGCCCTGTTCGACACCTTCGGCATTGTCGATACACTGGTGAAGGGCGAGCCGGGCAACAATCCGATGACCCTTGTTTACAAGGTTTATGTCGATGGTTTCCGTGGCAATGACCTTGGCGGTTCCTCGGCACAGTCGGTGATCCTGATGGTTCTTGTCCTCGCGCTTACGGTCTTCCAGTTCCGGCTGATTGACCGTCGGATCCACTATACCTGA
- a CDS encoding ABC transporter permease subunit — MADQTPVQTPRRSINWGAVGDHTVLILGSLFMLVPLIMVVMTTTVPDVDIIKYGPQLKIGDQFDENFKKAMFEASGFSGANTGTRMLFNSFVLGIGFALGKILIAMMAAYAIVYFRLRFATLAFWVIFTTLLLPLEVRILPSYEVVQQLGMLNTYQGLIIPLIASATATFFFRQFFRSVPEELVEAARIDGAGPVKFFIDILVPLSRTMIAAMFIIMFVFGWNQYLWPTMITTEEDMYTLVRGIKQITQTLEGTNVPEFGRANLLAVIAILPPVAVVIFFQSWFVKGLTESDK; from the coding sequence ATGGCTGACCAAACACCCGTTCAAACGCCGCGCCGCTCCATCAACTGGGGGGCCGTTGGCGACCACACCGTTCTGATCCTCGGCTCGCTCTTCATGCTGGTGCCGCTGATCATGGTGGTGATGACCACAACCGTGCCGGATGTGGATATCATCAAATACGGACCGCAGCTGAAGATCGGCGACCAGTTCGACGAGAACTTCAAAAAGGCGATGTTCGAGGCCTCCGGCTTTTCCGGGGCCAACACCGGCACGCGGATGCTGTTCAACTCCTTTGTTCTCGGTATCGGCTTTGCGCTTGGGAAGATCCTGATTGCGATGATGGCGGCCTATGCCATCGTCTATTTCCGCCTGCGGTTTGCCACGCTGGCATTCTGGGTGATCTTCACCACGCTGCTGCTGCCGCTGGAGGTCCGTATTCTGCCGTCCTATGAGGTGGTGCAGCAGCTGGGCATGCTCAACACCTACCAGGGTCTGATCATCCCCTTGATTGCGTCTGCAACCGCAACCTTCTTCTTCCGCCAGTTTTTCCGGTCTGTGCCGGAAGAGCTGGTCGAGGCTGCGCGCATTGATGGGGCTGGGCCGGTGAAGTTCTTCATCGATATTCTGGTGCCGCTGTCGCGGACCATGATTGCGGCCATGTTCATCATCATGTTTGTCTTTGGCTGGAACCAGTATCTCTGGCCCACCATGATCACCACCGAAGAGGACATGTATACGCTGGTGCGGGGGATCAAACAGATCACCCAGACCCTCGAAGGCACCAATGTCCCCGAATTCGGTCGCGCAAATCTTCTCGCCGTGATCGCCATCCTGCCGCCCGTGGCAGTCGTCATTTTCTTCCAAAGCTGGTTCGTCAAGGGCCTGACGGAATCCGATAAGTAA
- a CDS encoding ABC transporter ATP-binding protein, with amino-acid sequence MAQVSLNSVRKVYPNGVEAVTSSSFKIEDGEFVVLVGPSGCGKSTLLRMIAGLEDITEGTLEIGDRVVNNVDPADRDIAMVFQNYALYPHMTVRKNIAYGLKNRKTPEAEIKQKVAEAAKMLNLEEYLDRKPSQLSGGQRQRVAMGRAIVRDPALFLFDEPLSNLDAKLRNQMRIEIKALQRRLGVTSIYVTHDQVEAMTMADRIIVLNGGRIEQIGTPSEIYHNPASVFVASFMGAPPMNLVDATISDGQVTLPDGVAMGALDGAASGAVKLGIRPEDVQLVSEGGISINVELIEELGAHRLLHGQLGGQPFTIHVLKDIPVDPGPHQISVDPAAICLFDAESGKRR; translated from the coding sequence ATGGCTCAGGTTTCCCTGAATTCTGTACGCAAGGTCTACCCCAATGGGGTCGAGGCCGTCACTTCCTCCAGCTTCAAGATCGAGGATGGCGAATTCGTTGTCCTGGTCGGCCCATCGGGCTGCGGCAAATCCACGTTGCTGCGCATGATTGCCGGTCTGGAGGATATCACCGAAGGCACGCTGGAAATCGGCGACCGGGTGGTCAACAATGTCGATCCGGCGGATCGCGATATCGCGATGGTGTTCCAGAACTACGCGCTCTATCCGCATATGACGGTGCGCAAGAACATCGCCTATGGCCTGAAGAACCGCAAAACCCCCGAGGCTGAGATCAAGCAGAAGGTGGCCGAGGCCGCCAAGATGTTGAACCTTGAGGAATATCTGGACCGCAAACCCTCGCAGCTGTCCGGCGGTCAGCGCCAGCGGGTTGCCATGGGGCGCGCCATCGTGCGCGATCCGGCGCTGTTCCTGTTTGATGAACCTCTGTCGAACCTTGATGCCAAGCTGCGCAACCAGATGCGGATTGAGATCAAGGCCCTGCAACGCCGTCTGGGCGTCACCTCGATCTACGTGACCCACGATCAGGTTGAGGCGATGACCATGGCGGATCGCATCATTGTCCTGAACGGTGGCCGGATCGAACAGATTGGCACCCCGTCTGAGATCTATCACAATCCGGCGTCTGTCTTTGTCGCCTCCTTCATGGGCGCGCCACCGATGAACCTGGTTGATGCCACGATCTCCGATGGTCAGGTCACCCTGCCGGATGGTGTGGCGATGGGGGCACTGGATGGCGCTGCATCAGGTGCCGTCAAGCTCGGCATCCGCCCCGAGGATGTGCAGCTGGTCAGCGAAGGTGGTATTTCGATCAACGTTGAACTGATCGAAGAACTGGGCGCACATCGCCTGCTGCATGGCCAGCTCGGCGGGCAGCCGTTCACAATCCACGTCCTGAAGGACATTCCGGTTGATCCCGGACCCCATCAGATCTCGGTGGATCCGGCGGCGATCTGCCTGTTTGACGCAGAAAGCGGCAAACGCAGATGA
- a CDS encoding endonuclease/exonuclease/phosphatase family protein, translated as MTEVLDSLPPVSPEMQARIKAASRTAAAHRALMAEVPAMAALQGGGKGHLEALASSVSVVAWNVERCLFPEDTAGHILPLAPQVVLLSEVDHGMARTGQRHTTEEMAAALDMAYVFGVEFHELDLGGPTEQAFCTDDFNLFGWHGNAILSAVPPERVTLIRLDDHGHWFASDEVPADPDQPRLGGRMAIAAVLPTEAGPICVVSTHLESNADAAHRHQQFDRLLRAIDAFAPDMPVLIGGDLNTGNHLPPDFDWQRETLFDLARSHGYDWSATPDGVTTRPSLITPHPDRQMKLDWFCTRDMRATESRLLSSVDQNGRPLSDHDAVWCRVGLD; from the coding sequence ATGACCGAGGTTCTGGACAGTCTGCCGCCGGTTTCCCCCGAGATGCAGGCCCGGATCAAGGCAGCGTCGCGCACTGCAGCGGCGCATCGCGCGCTCATGGCAGAGGTGCCGGCGATGGCCGCCTTGCAAGGCGGTGGTAAGGGTCATCTGGAAGCGCTGGCCTCCTCGGTGTCGGTTGTGGCCTGGAACGTCGAGCGCTGCCTTTTTCCTGAGGATACCGCCGGCCACATCCTCCCGCTGGCGCCGCAGGTAGTCCTGCTGTCAGAGGTCGACCATGGCATGGCGCGTACCGGTCAGCGCCACACCACCGAGGAGATGGCTGCCGCACTCGACATGGCTTATGTCTTTGGTGTGGAATTTCACGAGCTGGATCTGGGTGGGCCTACCGAACAGGCGTTTTGCACCGATGATTTCAATCTGTTCGGCTGGCACGGCAATGCCATCCTGTCGGCGGTCCCGCCGGAACGGGTGACGCTGATCCGGCTGGATGATCACGGGCATTGGTTCGCCTCGGATGAGGTGCCGGCTGACCCGGACCAGCCGCGCCTTGGTGGCCGCATGGCGATTGCCGCGGTTCTACCGACTGAGGCTGGACCGATCTGCGTGGTTTCCACCCATCTGGAGAGCAACGCCGACGCAGCCCATAGGCATCAGCAGTTTGACAGGCTGCTCCGCGCCATCGACGCATTTGCGCCGGATATGCCGGTACTGATTGGCGGTGATCTGAATACAGGCAATCACCTGCCGCCTGATTTCGACTGGCAGCGCGAGACGCTGTTCGATCTGGCCCGTTCCCATGGCTACGACTGGAGCGCGACCCCGGATGGTGTCACCACCCGCCCCAGTCTCATCACGCCGCATCCTGATCGGCAGATGAAGCTGGACTGGTTCTGCACCCGCGATATGCGCGCGACCGAGAGTCGGCTGCTGTCTTCGGTTGATCAAAATGGTCGCCCGCTGTCTGATCATGATGCCGTCTGGTGCCGCGTCGGGCTCGATTGA
- a CDS encoding bifunctional transcriptional activator/DNA repair enzyme AdaA, whose protein sequence is MLFDLPDHEALYQALLNRDDRYDGQAYVCVATTGIFCRLTCPARKPKRENCQFFGSVGECIEAGFRACKRCHPLRPMAEADPAVASLLAALDQRPEHRWSEGDILRMGLDLSTVRRSFKRQFGMTFLEMARQRRLREGFTVLSEGGKVIEAQLDAQFDSPSAFRAAFARLLGRAPGSLTREGLLLADWIPTPLGDMIAVSSRTELHLLEFVERKALKGELDKLQKAVKGDLGIGPTPPGEQIRAELDAFFAGISARFETPLAYHGTPFMQQVWDALRQIPPGVTRSYSEIARQIGRPEATRAVARANGANQIALVVPCHRVIGADGSLTGYGGGLWRKQRLLDIERQYCAPVRHTARSCK, encoded by the coding sequence ATGTTGTTTGATCTTCCTGACCACGAAGCGCTCTATCAGGCGCTGCTGAACCGCGATGACCGCTATGACGGGCAGGCCTATGTCTGCGTGGCCACGACCGGCATCTTCTGTCGCCTGACCTGTCCGGCACGCAAACCCAAGCGGGAGAACTGCCAGTTCTTCGGCAGCGTTGGCGAATGTATCGAAGCCGGGTTCCGGGCCTGCAAACGATGCCACCCGCTGCGCCCGATGGCAGAGGCCGATCCGGCAGTGGCCAGCCTGTTGGCCGCCTTGGATCAACGCCCGGAGCACCGCTGGAGCGAGGGTGATATCCTCCGCATGGGTCTTGATCTCTCGACGGTCAGGCGCAGCTTCAAGCGGCAGTTCGGCATGACCTTTCTTGAGATGGCGCGCCAGCGCCGTCTTCGCGAAGGCTTCACCGTGCTGTCAGAAGGCGGCAAGGTCATTGAGGCACAGTTGGATGCGCAATTCGACTCTCCCAGTGCGTTTCGTGCGGCCTTTGCCCGGTTGCTGGGCAGGGCGCCCGGCAGCCTGACCCGCGAAGGCCTTTTGCTGGCCGATTGGATCCCGACACCGCTCGGCGACATGATCGCAGTCAGCAGCCGGACTGAGTTGCACCTGCTGGAATTTGTGGAGCGCAAGGCGCTGAAGGGCGAGCTGGACAAGCTGCAAAAGGCGGTGAAGGGCGATCTTGGTATTGGTCCGACACCACCCGGCGAGCAGATCCGTGCGGAACTGGACGCGTTCTTTGCCGGGATCTCCGCCCGGTTTGAAACGCCGCTGGCCTATCACGGGACACCTTTCATGCAGCAGGTCTGGGATGCCCTGCGCCAGATCCCGCCCGGCGTGACGCGTAGCTACTCGGAGATCGCGCGCCAGATCGGACGTCCAGAGGCGACCCGCGCTGTTGCACGCGCCAATGGTGCCAATCAGATCGCGCTGGTGGTGCCCTGTCACCGGGTGATCGGGGCTGATGGGTCGCTGACCGGTTACGGCGGCGGTCTTTGGCGCAAACAGCGCCTGCTCGATATCGAGCGGCAGTATTGCGCGCCCGTCCGGCATACCGCCAGATCCTGCAAGTAA
- the gpmI gene encoding 2,3-bisphosphoglycerate-independent phosphoglycerate mutase, which produces MSTPKPVVLCILDGWGSADPGTANAPYLAKTPTLDEIAKTCPTARLITHGPDVGLPTGQMGNSEVGHTNIGAGRVVAMDLGQIDLAIEDGSFFDNDALQAFIAKMKQTGGTAHLMGLVSDGGVHGHITHIIAAVKAIRDADVPVWLHVMTDGRDVAPKSAAGFVAALQSELAAGARIATVTGRYYAMDRDNRWERVSQAYDAMIHAKGQHRAATAEAAIEASYTREEFDEFIKATVIEGYDGVKDGDGLFCLNFRADRAREILRAIGEPGFDSFDTGARPDLAALLGMVEYSEGHNSYMQTVFPKRAIVNTLGAWVAKQGKRQFRLAETEKYPHVTFFLNGGKEDPEDGEDRAMPKSPQVATYDLQPEMSAPEVTERFIEAIEAGYDLIVTNYANPDMVGHTGDLDAAIKACEAVDQGLGKVVAALTAAGGVMLVTADHGNCEVMVDPETGGPHTAHTTNLVPVALVGGPTGAKLRNGRLADLAPTVLELMDLAKPDEMTGESLLV; this is translated from the coding sequence ATGTCGACGCCCAAACCTGTTGTTCTGTGTATCCTTGATGGCTGGGGTAGCGCCGATCCGGGAACCGCCAACGCGCCCTATCTGGCCAAGACGCCGACGCTGGACGAGATTGCGAAGACATGCCCGACAGCACGGTTGATCACGCATGGGCCGGACGTCGGCTTGCCGACCGGGCAGATGGGGAACTCCGAGGTGGGGCATACCAATATCGGTGCAGGTCGCGTGGTGGCGATGGATCTGGGCCAGATTGATCTCGCAATCGAGGATGGCTCATTCTTTGACAATGACGCGCTGCAAGCCTTCATTGCGAAGATGAAGCAGACCGGCGGCACGGCCCATCTGATGGGGCTTGTTTCGGACGGTGGCGTGCACGGCCATATCACCCATATCATTGCGGCGGTGAAGGCGATCCGCGATGCCGACGTCCCTGTCTGGCTGCATGTGATGACGGATGGCCGCGACGTGGCCCCGAAATCTGCTGCCGGTTTCGTCGCTGCCCTGCAATCGGAACTGGCGGCTGGCGCGCGCATCGCAACAGTGACAGGCCGTTACTACGCCATGGACCGCGACAATCGCTGGGAGCGGGTCAGCCAGGCTTATGACGCAATGATCCATGCCAAGGGCCAGCACCGGGCAGCGACAGCGGAGGCTGCTATTGAGGCCAGCTATACCCGCGAGGAGTTCGACGAGTTCATCAAGGCGACAGTGATCGAGGGCTATGATGGCGTGAAAGATGGCGACGGCCTGTTCTGCCTGAATTTCCGTGCCGACCGCGCCCGCGAGATCCTGCGTGCGATTGGCGAGCCGGGCTTTGATTCTTTCGACACCGGCGCACGCCCGGATCTTGCGGCGCTGCTTGGCATGGTGGAATACTCCGAAGGCCACAACAGCTATATGCAGACCGTGTTTCCCAAACGGGCCATCGTCAACACCCTGGGGGCATGGGTGGCAAAACAGGGCAAGCGCCAGTTCCGTCTGGCCGAGACCGAAAAATACCCGCATGTGACCTTCTTTCTCAACGGTGGCAAAGAGGATCCCGAGGACGGCGAAGATCGCGCGATGCCGAAATCGCCGCAGGTGGCGACCTATGATCTGCAGCCGGAGATGTCGGCGCCAGAGGTGACGGAGCGCTTTATCGAGGCTATCGAAGCGGGGTATGACCTGATTGTCACCAATTATGCGAACCCGGATATGGTGGGCCATACCGGTGATCTCGACGCTGCGATCAAGGCCTGTGAGGCCGTGGATCAGGGTCTTGGCAAGGTCGTGGCCGCGCTGACGGCGGCGGGCGGCGTCATGCTGGTCACCGCCGATCACGGCAATTGCGAGGTGATGGTGGACCCCGAAACAGGCGGGCCGCACACCGCCCATACCACCAATCTTGTGCCAGTCGCGCTGGTTGGTGGGCCGACAGGCGCAAAGCTGCGCAACGGTCGGCTCGCGGATCTGGCCCCAACCGTGCTGGAGCTGATGGACCTTGCGAAACCGGATGAAATGACTGGAGAGAGCCTGCTCGTATGA
- a CDS encoding murein hydrolase activator EnvC family protein — translation MRPAFGITGLSVIRRALLISAASLVLPILAGTAAAADNPAAAAQQAANQLEAATLALQDAESARDRVAALTETVRAYEAGLAAMRDGLRRVAQREGQLAAQLKAREDDVADLLGVLQTIETSPPPVLMLHPSGPLGAARSAMTLAEVTPALQSRATALRRDLEEVQTLRLLQQNAANTLQEGLNGVQEARAQLSAAIADRTDLPRRFTQDPVRTAILISSTETLSGFASGLAEIAEGEIATTDADISALRGELSIPVEGLVLRGYGEKDAAGIARPGWLVAARPRALVVSPTAATIRYQGPLLDLGNVVILEPQPETLFVLSGLAEVYGTMGEVIPAGTPVGLMGGKSPEIGAILSLSGEGAGTDRTETLYIEVRMDNSPVDPETWFRTDKDGN, via the coding sequence ATGAGGCCTGCGTTTGGCATCACTGGACTGTCGGTAATCCGGCGCGCTCTGCTGATATCGGCGGCGTCGCTTGTCCTGCCGATCCTGGCCGGGACTGCGGCGGCCGCGGATAATCCCGCCGCTGCCGCGCAGCAGGCCGCCAACCAGCTGGAAGCCGCGACGCTGGCCTTGCAGGACGCCGAAAGCGCGCGAGACCGGGTTGCCGCGCTGACCGAGACGGTGCGTGCCTATGAGGCGGGTCTTGCTGCGATGCGCGATGGGCTGCGTCGTGTGGCGCAGCGCGAGGGCCAGCTGGCGGCCCAGCTGAAGGCACGCGAGGACGATGTGGCGGATCTTCTCGGCGTGTTGCAGACCATTGAAACCTCGCCGCCGCCGGTGTTGATGCTGCACCCCTCAGGCCCGCTTGGCGCGGCGCGCTCCGCCATGACACTGGCAGAGGTGACACCGGCGCTTCAATCGCGCGCAACCGCACTGCGTCGCGACCTTGAGGAGGTCCAGACCTTGCGCCTGTTGCAGCAGAACGCGGCGAATACGTTGCAGGAGGGGCTTAACGGTGTGCAGGAGGCGAGGGCGCAATTGTCTGCCGCTATCGCCGACCGGACCGACCTGCCGCGCCGCTTTACCCAGGACCCGGTGCGGACGGCTATTTTGATTTCATCCACTGAAACCCTCAGCGGATTTGCCAGCGGGCTTGCTGAAATCGCCGAAGGCGAGATTGCAACGACTGACGCTGATATCAGCGCCCTGCGGGGTGAGTTGTCGATCCCGGTCGAAGGGCTGGTTCTGCGCGGCTACGGCGAGAAAGACGCCGCAGGCATCGCCCGGCCCGGCTGGCTTGTTGCGGCACGTCCGCGCGCGCTGGTGGTCTCTCCCACGGCGGCAACGATCCGCTATCAGGGGCCGCTTCTGGATCTTGGCAATGTGGTCATTCTTGAACCACAGCCGGAGACACTGTTTGTACTCTCCGGGTTGGCTGAGGTTTACGGCACCATGGGCGAGGTCATCCCGGCAGGAACCCCGGTTGGCCTGATGGGGGGCAAAAGCCCCGAAATCGGTGCCATTTTGTCACTAAGCGGTGAAGGGGCTGGAACTGACCGCACAGAAACGCTCTATATAGAAGTGAGAATGGACAACAGTCCGGTGGACCCCGAAACCTGGTTCCGCACCGACAAGGATGGAAATTAG